The genomic segment GATCTCCGCGTTCGAGCAGGATCGAGAGCAATAGACGCAACAAATGTGGCTTCGTTTCGACAATGTTGCGCAGGGAGGCGATCAGTGCATCGAGCCGCTCGGCGGGTTCGCCGACCGAGTCGATGCTGTTGGTGATTTCGCGGATCCAATCCTCATTCACCCGATCGATGATTGCGTTGAGCAGGCCTTCCTTGCTCTTGAAGTGCCAGTACAGCGCGGTCTTGGCAGTACCGGCGTGTCTGCAGATGGCATCGACGCTGGTTGCGGAATAACCGCGTTCGGAAATAAGGTCGATGGCTCCCTGGAGCAGGCGTTCGCGGCTCTCTGCGCCTTGTGGCGTCAATCGTTTTGAAAACTTTTTCTGAT from the Myxococcales bacterium genome contains:
- a CDS encoding TetR/AcrR family transcriptional regulator, whose product is MNQKKFSKRLTPQGAESRERLLQGAIDLISERGYSATSVDAICRHAGTAKTALYWHFKSKEGLLNAIIDRVNEDWIREITNSIDSVGEPAERLDALIASLRNIVETKPHLLRLLLSILLERGDQSSETREAILKVFGRTGRALMKGIESDIGHDLPRVEMVAHTILGLLQMALVRRLLDPDTDLDIVFTDLRRTIILIVSDRMNNPGIYSDAPHASVGPGEAAVGMSMTSGQNA